The Vigna radiata var. radiata cultivar VC1973A chromosome 6, Vradiata_ver6, whole genome shotgun sequence DNA segment CATTGTAGGCTAGGTTGAGTTGTTGAAGGTGNTTTAAGCTAAAGATGGTGCTGTTGGGATGAAATTGACCTTGAAGATGACTGCAGCTAAGGTCAAGACCAATCACGTTGCCAGCCATGTCGCATGTGACTCCATTCCACTGGCAACAATTTGTTCCGTTTGTCCAAGATTCTGTCTTTGAGGAAAAAGAGGAACAGACATCATCAAGCCATGAATAATAATGTGAAGTGTTGACAGTAACTGAGCTTTTGAATTGTAACAAGGAAGATTTATCATGATGGTTACATAAACAAGTGTACaaaggaaaattgaaaagcagNAAATGGAATATAACATATGGNAATAGAAAGCACCCCATATAGGCGAAGAACTTTGTGCACAATATTNGTTTtcctctttattttcttctcttccaagTAAAAGACTTTGAATGCACCCAATTCacaaacttcaaatttaaagCTTGGTGAGGCTCCTACGATTGTTATGAAcatatagtttatattttacttaaatatttcTATCCTTTGTATTTACcagatttattattttctcttttgtccttttctttctattttgtgATGTAAGACAGAGAGAACAAGCCATTATTACACTGCTGCGagcaaaatttaaataacttttatggaaataattaatagtttaattgaaAGTAACTGtgtcattattttcattaataactattatttcATGTAAACTCAGACAAGTAATGTGAAagtaattgttaaaaaatgagaaagaaaacgGACAAATACATAAAAACAACAGCAAAAGGTTGATTACTTGTCTTTCACATTTCTTACATCCAACtatatagaaacaaaaaaatatatataaagagccaaagtaaataaaatatttagatatttcttttccatttaatctctatctttttcatctttttaaaattgtatatttatttggattaaagggaaagtgaaaaataaaagaaaggaaaagagagtGGAAAGGTAAAATACGAGTATTATGAGAGAATAAGTATCTCGTACTttcacataaataaatttactgCCAATTATAATTATCCGCTCTCGTTACATTCTTCTGATTTtccttttcacttttatttttcaaattttaattaaaaaatgaagtttatTTTAGCGTTATTAAATATCAACTACTGATGTGTATTAGAATAACATTCCTAGATTAGTACTTTTGAGATATGATTTCTTAAAATGCAAATTCACTATCATGAGACAACCGTTACCTGAATTGTTTCAAGTCTTTCACCATAATAAGGCAACCACAACTGCTTACACTAGTAATTGCAACTTACAAGTGGTTTCTTTaaccaaatatttataaagaattgtAAATTTTACTTCTGCACAAAAAATTGCAATGTAAACATACTGCATCAAACAATTTCcacaaagaaagagaagtgactCATCATCATAATTTCCTACATAATGAATAACAAGAACTGCGACAGTAGAATATATCCACAGCCGGCTGCCCATTGTATATAACATAGGGATGTTTCTGCTCCGCCATCTACCAGTCTTcttgttctttaatttttcttctgtttctttTAATGTCTATTTATTACTAGATGCAATCCTTCACAAGTTGCTGTTATGATGAAATATGAGAATTAGCCTTTTTGATGAACAGCAATTTGGTGAATGTCCATGTCCTTCAACATCACGGAACGCCCACAAGAATCACAGGGGGCAGTCCTGGAACCACAAACACTCTCATGCTCTGACAAACCTCTTAATCTGTCACGGACATCCATCGCAGAATTCCCAGCTTGAACCATATCACCACAAAACCGGCATGTAATAAGACGCAGAGGGCAAACAGAAGCTTGATGTTCCACCTAGTACAAGGAAAACTTAgtcattttttatacaaattgacAACAAAAGACAAACTTCAGGATCCCTACACTCCTTAAGACTAAGAAATTACTTAAGATTAAGAAATTAAGAAGATACATATTCCAAGAATTCACGCCTCTtaattatttccaatttctcaaATGGGAAGACCAAACATGCTCGTTTGAAATACATCCATCTCCTTAAACCTCTCCAAATGTTGTTTGATAGGCAGTAAACCCTACTCTCCAAAAGTTCTGGAAACTAAAACATAGGACATTTCTTACTATGAAGATATAAGAAAATTTGAGATTCCTATCATCTGGAATAAAAATGGAAAGTAGGGATGTGTGTACCAGCCATCATGCCAAATATCACAGTTTAGCTTCTCAcctcttcaaaatttaaagtCCCATCATAATTCACATGATAGTCCGTCAATAAAATGCTTCTAATTGTCTACCGTAGCAATAAATACGGATAGAGGAGGCATACTATTCATTGCTTCACATGGACAAAGGATTGCTTCACATGGACAAAGGAAGTCGTAAAAATTGGAAAGAAAGCTGGATACAAGGATCAAACGGTTTGACGgaaaaactaattatttcaaTAGTCACTTCCCAACCCCTGTATTATTGTAAGCAAAATTTCAAGACACTTAGAAATGACTTTAAACTCAACTCCCAACACTACACTTGCAACTTCTAGAAGGACCAACATGCCAGTCACATAACCTTCGAAAAAACAAGTATAATTCCATACTTCAAAGATTAATTCTCCAAATTAAACTCACCTATATCAGAAAGATATAAATTTGGATAGACATAATAGTATCAAGATAATAGCATCAACATGACACAGTAAATAATGAATCGCAGATATAGagacaaaaggaagaaaagaacatgaaaagagaaagaaggcGATGTGCAGCTTACCATTTGCTCTTTCTCGAGGGTTATTCCACACGGGCAGTGAAGTGGCTCATGAAAAACTTTCATGTGCTTTTCTAATTCTACCTGCTGGAATGCCTGACCACATCTGTCACAGTGAACGTGGTTATTGAACTCTTCAATCCTAAGAACAACTCCACAGCCTGCACGCTGACATACAACAATGTGCCTCCTACAGTAGGCTTCATGCAGTGCAATAGTCCTAGTGGGTATATAATGCTTGCAGTTCCGACATTGTTCAGTATCCATTTCCATAGATGACACAGAAGATGATGCTTGCTGACCAACCTTTTGGTTGAAATTCTCCTGGACCACTACTGATATTTTATACTTAGTCACTCCCTTGAAGCCATAGATACCAATGCTGTAGGTTCCCACACTCAAGCTTTCATCTTTAGAGCTAAGAATCAAAGTCTTTGAGCCAATATCATGAGATGACCACTCATGCTGATGTCGTGTAGGGAATATGAGAGGATGTTTAGAGATAAAAAGATCAGTGTCCCCCCCATCAGTCTCTGATTCTAGTTTTACCTCAATACAAGAATTCCCAGAAGATAGTTTCTCCCATATGACATTATTGtctatagaaaatttataatacacAAACTTTCCTTCTTCTACTGTTCCAATTTGTGACATTCCGAATGAAAGTGGCATTAAAACATGCTCATCTGTCTTTTCTGAAGATGTATCAGGATCAACTATGTCAACTTCAATATCTGTTTCTAAAACAGATACACTTGAAGAAGGTTTTAACTCCAGGACCCTTAATTTGTATGCAAGTTCTCCATAGTTTACAGTTAGAATGTCACCTTGAGAAAGGGTAGCATGCTGCCGAAGAGAAGTTTCAAGTATAGCCTTATGATTTGGCAAGTC contains these protein-coding regions:
- the LOC106765345 gene encoding uncharacterized protein LOC106765345, whose translation is MDFELRRAREKLEKEQRERKERARLKVLKERKAKEEAQKQKEALEAVQRSRRIDAVQAQLKADQQMQENLLAGRGIVFYRLLEAVPYQGGGDKIKLPPSCFTELSDQGAFDKGPLYFQLSLVQESSSSIQDIDKEKQGTTHSGVLEFTADEGSVGLPPHVWNNLFSEGTPESPLVEIRYVWLPKGTYAKLQPERVGFSDLPNHKAILETSLRQHATLSQGDILTVNYGELAYKLRVLELKPSSSVSVLETDIEVDIVDPDTSSEKTDEHVLMPLSFGMSQIGTVEEGKFVYYKFSIDNNVIWEKLSSGNSCIEVKLESETDGGDTDLFISKHPLIFPTRHQHEWSSHDIGSKTLILSSKDESLSVGTYSIGIYGFKGVTKYKISVVVQENFNQKVGQQASSSVSSMEMDTEQCRNCKHYIPTRTIALHEAYCRRHIVVCQRAGCGVVLRIEEFNNHVHCDRCGQAFQQVELEKHMKVFHEPLHCPCGITLEKEQMVEHQASVCPLRLITCRFCGDMVQAGNSAMDVRDRLRGLSEHESVCGSRTAPCDSCGRSVMLKDMDIHQIAVHQKG